TAATAGATAATTCTCTATAAAATGCTTTATATGATTGGCCTGCTGCAGGACAGGCACAATACTACAGGGGAAATAGAATAAAAAACCTTCTACAAAACAAGGCAAATTGGAGAGTTGCACACCAGATGcaaacacacatatatacaccCTCCCCTAAACCAAAAATAAGGAATTTGACAATCATTtgcacgccccctccccccaatatagCCATGACAATGTTCCCCTCCCAGACGCTTTACATTTGTTGTGCCCTTGTTAGTTTAGCAGGATGGAAGGGTTGcacagaaagattttttttttttaaatcgctttGAAATTAGATCCAAGAGAGCATTTGTTGGGAGCATCTTAGCTTAGGTCCAAATGCTTTAACAATCAGTTTTTGTCCCTAGAGGGGCACAAGGTGCTGGTGGCTTTAAGCGTAGAATTCATTTGTAGGCGCTTTCTTGTAGATTGGTTTTTTGCCAAGATCATAACTGCCCTCATCCTTTTTCTTCATGCGATAGACCAACAGGAGGATCAGGAAGACAGCAAACAGCAGCCCAACTGCCCCACCTGCAATAAGAGCTGGAAGAGAATATGGAATGAATATAGCATTTAGGAGGAAACGGCTACCCTCACCAGTCATAAACCTATGAAATCTATCCCAGAGTTCCAGCATTTCAGGGCTTTCTACTGGCAGCTTCCATGTTGCTGAAAGTGACATTTTCAGTCCAAACAGCATCTAGAGACCAGAACTCACTTTCCACGCAGTTTATCCATAATTAAAAAAACCAGCATTTAATAAAAAAGTTTCTTTTGATTAACACAGGAAAGAAGCTTCCCTAATACTCTGTGCCTCCCAGCTTACCTGAACAAAGCCAGTTGGCTCAGTTTCAAGTGACCTGTGGGTTGTGTGTTTTTGGTCACCATTCTTGCCCTCTAAAGTATGGGAACAATCATATGACCCCATTTTTGGCATCcccatttccccttcctcccacatTTACAGCGTGGCTGATGAGTCACTAGACTTTGGGGACAGTGAAGTTACCTGCAAGGACTTCTGTTCTTTCAAAGAGGCTGCCGTTGGCTGTGCTGGCCATGGAAATCTTGTTGGACGGATCCATTTTCTCAGCGGGCAAGACTTTACGTGGAGTTATTTCATTGTCTACCACCAGGTTTTCATCCACATCCTTTGTCCCCTTACCGGTATCTTCAGGGATATAGTTGTCACTCGAGAACTGAATAAAGCAGAGACAAACCACACCCTGTCATGAGCAGCTACAAAACACTTCAAAACAGGAGAGACAGGACAGACACCATTTAATGGCAGGACAGTTGAGGTCATTCAAGAGTTCGGTGCATCGTGAGCACCTTATTCCAGTGGACTGGATATGGAAGCCCgctatgggggggtggggagtgggttaaGGCAACAAGAGCCTTCACAGGCAGGCAGGCCGGGCCGGCCAGATACCACACAGAGAAGGGCTGTTGGGCTATGTTTTTCTGAGAGTGCTCAAACACCACCTACCATAGGACTCTCTTCAGT
This genomic interval from Lepidochelys kempii isolate rLepKem1 chromosome 13, rLepKem1.hap2, whole genome shotgun sequence contains the following:
- the SDC4 gene encoding syndecan-4 isoform X2 — protein: MENPPPCSVRETETMDPEKYGEDYFSSGALPDDEDISDPRPDLSREGDWFSGSGDDDAEDDIASTTEESPMFSSDNYIPEDTGKGTKDVDENLVVDNEITPRKVLPAEKMDPSNKISMASTANGSLFERTEVLAALIAGGAVGLLFAVFLILLLVYRMKKKDEGSYDLGKKPIYKKAPTNEFYA
- the SDC4 gene encoding syndecan-4 isoform X1 codes for the protein MRGRGACASRLIIVPPLSHPSTMQLLSARHPGALCAALLLLVAASAAESVRETETMDPEKYGEDYFSSGALPDDEDISDPRPDLSREGDWFSGSGDDDAEDDIASTTEESPMFSSDNYIPEDTGKGTKDVDENLVVDNEITPRKVLPAEKMDPSNKISMASTANGSLFERTEVLAALIAGGAVGLLFAVFLILLLVYRMKKKDEGSYDLGKKPIYKKAPTNEFYA